The window aagggaaaaaaaaagtccagacaATTTCCTCTCCTACCTTTTAGTCTTTCTTTTCCCCCCGATAAACCTTTATCTGAAAATCCCCCTAAGTTCTGGCTAAGAAAGTTAAAGTTATCGCCTCTTTCAATCCCTACCATTATCCTTTACAAGTTCTTTCAAGGATAAAGACACCATCCAAGACCCTTCATCAAGGTCAATATAAGAAGTGCACCCGCTTAGAGAGGAATGTGAACAAGAGAGTAAACTCGAATAGGAAATACAAATATGAGATTCTTGAATCACCTATCCTTTGATGATTAATATTCTCcttgatatgtatgtatgtaaaactcCTATCTTCTAAATGgagctcatttctttttctgtcctttggCAGTGCCAAGTGCACTATCAGAACTGATGAGTAGTAATGATAAGAATAATATATCACTAAAgatccttattcttttttgtcaATTTTCCTTTAGTGAATCCCTATGTTGAATATGTAATCTATTCAGAGATTACTGCACAATATAAATGTGCTATTGGCTGAAGTCAAGGATATATAGTAAGTGAAGTTTCCAAGGTCTCTTATTCTAGAATTAGGTGGTGCTTTACTAtgtaagtgaccttgggcaatccgTCAATTTGGGCAGAAGCCTACAGGCTTCTTCTTGTTCATTTAGGAACTAATCTAACTTCTGCACTTCCAGAGAATGTGGTGAAAGTGCTTCTCTTAACCATTGCTAACAGTAAGTACCAAGAAAAACTACTAGACAACAGTAATTATGAGTCCATAAGCACAATGTGTGGCTAAGCCAGAGCCACCAAGTCTAGTTGGATGAGAATCAAGAATCACTCACCCAAAGCAAGGAATAAATTTTCATCTTTATAGTTACTCCTAAGCCAAATGATACCTATAGAAATATTGGTCCCAAGAGGAAAgccaaatcaaaataatttcctaagttTTACTTTATGCTtaatgcacaggtctgaccatgtcattccccagcTCAAGAAACCTTTGTGGTGCCCTAATGCCTTTGTGATAAGATATAAACTCATTTTTAGCCTATAACTCCCTTTATAATCTACTCCAACCATCTTTCCAGGTTAATTCCATTCTATATTCAAGTCAAACTGAGCTACTTATTGTTCCTCAttcataacattccatctcccatttcttttgtCTGTTGTCCAAGCTGTCTTTCATGTgtggaatactctcccttctcacctttgaCTCTTGGAAattctagctcccttcaaggttACAATATCCTGCAAGAAATCTTCCTTGATTCCTCCAGCTTTTCTTCCACCCCAAattatatgtgtatctgtattgTAAATATTGTATTTCTTGTACATACATCTTTTATTTATGATTGATATCTGTATAACTTGGGGcacctaagtggtacagtgggtaaagagctctggggcttggagtcaggaaaacctgagttcagatccagtcttgGAAATGTCctaccttgggcaaaccactcaaAATCTGTTtgccactgaagaaggaaatagaaaaacaattcagtagttttgccaagaaaacctcatggacagagGGTcacagggtcaggaagagtctgacatgactgaagcaactgaacaacaacaatccagaTTATTTTCCATAGTAGAATGCAAGCTGCTTATGGGCAGGCACTGTgttattttgtcttcttttataTCTCTGATGCCTAGTACCTTGcacatttttttggaggggagaaggTGTATGTGCTTGCAATTTCATTGAaactacagataaggaaatagccTTTATCAAAACAAATCAGTAACTTTTcttcaacttagagtcttagagagataCCTAAAtcatagagaggttaaatgacttgttagggtcacagagccagaagGTGTCAGGGCTAAGAGTTGTAACTCAAATTATTTTAACTCCAAGGAAGGACCTCTAGCCATTAGCCAAAACACCTCCTtgaatgtagtaggtgcttaagaaaggCATGCTGAATTTAAGTAAATTAAAGAAGGTTACTTTACAAACTTATCACTGACCCAAAGAGCAAACTGCTTTCATGGTTCCAACATTCTTCTTCATCAACCACTGGAGACTAACATGGATACTGTTAAGAACTTattaatatgggggcagctaggtggcacagtagatagaacaccagtcctggattcaggaggacctgagttcaaatctgacctcagacacttaacacttactagctgtgtgaccctgggcaagtcacttaaccccaattgccatacacacacacacacacacacacacacacacacacacacacacacacacacataacttgttaatatgggggcagctaggtggtgcagtggataaagcaccacccctggattcaggaagaactgagttcaaatctggcctcagacacttgacacttagtagctgtgtgatcctgggcaaatcacttaaccctcatttccccaaaaATAACTTGTTAATATGGGACAAtatagggtgttccaaaagtcttcatgctgttttaaagtttatttaaagtttgaaacTGCacagacttttggaacaccttgtATGAACCTTGCTCCAAATTTTGAAGAGTCAATTCTATACTGGAAGCTAGAAAGGGATCTCAGCTTTTCCTGAACTTTGGAAGGACCAACTAAAGAACAtaagattttgtgtgtgtatgtgaggcaattgggattaagtgacttgcccagggtcacacagctagtaagtgtaaagtgtctgaggctgtatttgaacttaggtcttcctgaatccaaggccagtgctctatccacttcgccacctagctgccccaagaacataAGATTTTTAAAACACCAGAATTACTACcatcttaaaaataaacaaaaagggtACTGATCAAGTCAATTATTGGGCCATCTCACATCCCTCTGCTGCTAGAAAAACTTTTTGGAGTGTCTTTCTGAACAGGCAGGATTGCAGGCCCATGGTATGGTACTGCCGGTGGCACAATGAACAGAACACTGATATCAAGAGGACTAAATTTGGAGTGAAAGGTCTTGACTTCAAATTGTAGCTGTGTCACATATTACCCTTCTAACTTTGAATAAGTCCCTTCAATTGGCTGggtgtcatttttcttctttgtaaaatcaAGGGCCAGACAATATAACTTCTAAGATCcattctagatttatgatccttgTGCTGAATTATAATCTGACTATGCACCGAATATGGATTTTGTAGGTAGCAGATAAAGAAGAAAGCCATTTAGTGACATTCAGTTTAAAATCAACAGACCCAGGTTAAAATCTTGCTTCTGCTCCTTACTACCCAtctgaccttgagaaagtcatctagGTGTCTCTGGGTCTTGGTCTGCCATCATTGGCAGACTCAGAGACCTCTCAGGtcttttccacctctaaatctacaatcctatatAACATTTATCCTATATTTATGAACTTTGCCAAAGTTTGCACAGTAATCATTAGGCCTAATACCTACTCACAAAGTTAGACTTCCCACAGAAGTCTGGGCCCATACTGGCTATGTTGTGAAACCTTCCCTAccctaccccctccccttccctctcccaggtATTAgtgctatttcttcattttcaaatattcttAGTCCTTTCTGGGACCTTATTTGTCTTGTTTACTTTGATTATTTTTAACCCTTCCCTGTCCCAGTAGAAGATAGTCTCTGttgagggcaggaattttttttttttatctttatgtaCTCACTTCTAGCATAGTGCTTTATATTTCTTAATGCATactatttattgaatgaaatattCAGGACTTCTTATTTTGTCCTTAGAACTATATAAATTCTGGACATActccataaaatattaaattattgacCAGTGTAATGAATAAGAGATACAAAGTAAGTGTTGACTTCaatttgctttacaaatataaccttcttgagggcaaggaatattGTTTTTGTCTGTATCTCCACAACCTTGGAGGTTGTAGCTGTTTAAAGCTTAGTCGATTGCCTTGGATCGGTTTATCTAACCCcttagttttatagatgagtcCCAGGGAGCTGAACTGGGGCCCAGGGAAGTGAAATTATTTACTCAAGGTTAGCCACCTCTTAGCCATAGAACCAGCATTAAGATACAGATTTCCTCATTCTCACAATTCTCTCACACTGTATCTTCACTGGTCTATAGAGACTGGCATCTAATtcaatcacaggatcatagatttagagctgaaagatgcCACAGAAGCTCTCTTTTCAGGAGGAGACGATGAAACGAAGCCCATGGTTGTTAAGTGATCTCACTCAAGGTAACTGAAATCACAAGTGATAAGTCTGGAATTTGAACCTGAAACCTCTGACTCccaattcaatgctctttccatgggATTTCAAAGCACCACCTCTCCAACACCACCAACCCTTATGGATGGAATTTTAAGTAGTTTTAGCCAAGAATACCTATAGAACATAGTTAACATTAAACACTACAGATGACTAACAAAGAGGTCTTTAGCATGCCAGTAGTTTTCTTATGCCCACATTCATGCTAACTGCTCTACTTCTCTGCTATAGTGGGATAGAGATTAGCAGTGGAAGTATGATTTCTTGGGTGCagagaactccctctaccaatgtagatcttCTCTAAAACTTGAAAAtatcttggagagttgcctagagcaaagGTGGGCAAACTACTGGGAGTGACCAAATCCAGgagagtatcttttttttttttggtgaggcatttggggttaagtgacttgcccagggtcacacagctagtaagtgttaagtgtctgaggccgtatttgaactcaggtactcctgactccagggccggtgctctatccactgtgccacctagctgccccaagtatctATTTTTATATGGCCCAAGAGCTAAGAATGATTTCTACAATACTCTAGCAACTATGCCACAATGCCTCTCTTGAAAGGCAGGtgagaaatatataaaatcaggTGAATAAAGAAAGAGGCTTCCTGGAAATCATATTTGAAATACCCGAGGAAGTTGAAGAGAAACTCAAAATATGTAGAAAGCTGAAAAGAACGACTACAACCTGAGAAACACAGGCCCTAGGGCTCAGGGAGGGGGCCAGGCAATCAACAGCTACAGTTAAATGAAACTTTCAGATGTTTTAGCATAAATCAATTTTGCCATGGCCTAAGCTGCATAAATAAGCATGTTTTACTTGTCTGTTACAAAATCTTTATGATCTCCTTAAGGGATCTTGTAACCAGGAAGGTTGGAAAGGTCACAACTTGACTTGTAACGCTTAATCAAATATTGGGCCCAAGGTAATAAAACACTTGCAGAAAACATTCACTTATCCATCTGCTAAAACATAATTCTCCCAAGCTGAGTATTTTTGTCAATGACATTTTTGGTGATGGAAAATCAAAAcagtttaatttcttcatttcgGTGAGGAGGCTGGGCTTCTGAAAAGGATGATAAGTGTGCTTTGGATGGCTGGGCAAGCACTGTGTCAAGAATAATAGCCATATGCTATATTTGCTATGGGTACATCCTTTCTTGCCCAACCCTGCCATTCAAAGGGAAGTTGAATGATGAATTGATCTATCTTCATGGCATGTTGGATataataaggaaatataaattggatcacaatttttcattttccaaaatctAGTCAGaggttttaaaaaactaaaaatattttaaaaataggtttggATTTATAAGGCTACCATTATTGTGGTTGGTGATTTCTTCTCATGTCTGTAATTTGGGTAGCTAGAACCTAATAAGCAGTActttgggtatatatatatatatatatatatatatatatatatatatatgtgtgtgtgtgtgtgtgtgtgtgtgtatatatatatatatatatatcccagttAAGCTTTCCCCAGATGTGGGTAACTGTGAGCACTGATTAGCAGATAATCTAGTTAATTATACATTTTCCATAAAAATCTCCTTTCTATCAGGATAATTAATAACAAATTTAAACTCAAGCTTAATACATAAATATTTCCCTAAATAAGGAAGCCATAGAAAAGGTTCAAATAAGTACTTTTGTCAGTGTCAACTGTTACATATCCTTGCTTCATCTAATGCTAGTTTCACTTTAAAGCAAAGTGTTTAACTTTCTCTCAATTTTAGTCAGTTAGGTATCAACTAATCACAAGCCTCTGACTGGACATGGCTTCtcaaatgtttatcattttcagTTTGGCATGGGAGACCCTTAATTACCAATTGGCAACTTATTAGAAGAGATGATCACAAAGGCTTCCATAGgtactcccatttctttttggGAATTGATATTTCTCCAGGTCTCAAACAGACAAATAAACTAACTTTTTGTCCTCTTGTTTATTACTCTGCTCTATCTAGGTCTTAAATTTTAGCAAGCAGCCATGCTTGCCATGCACACAAAGGGAAGAGGCTACATGACTACCTTATGTGGATAGagggttggccttggagtcaagaagatctgagttcatatcctagctgagaacaagtcatttaacctcttaaatAGTGGCCCAGGTCACTCTCTAAGATTATGAATTACAACTGGGTCTCTCATCTATGTCCTTGAAAGAAGTTTCCACATGGGGAGTTTCTCATGTGGATTAAATCACAGGTTGAGGCCTCCCCTACCACAATAAAATTCAACTAAATGGGGACAGGTAGAGTTTTAAAATAGAACTACAGTGATTTGCTCACAAGAATCATACTGCATTCACCTaattccaaatatttaaaaatttatttatagaaTCTATCAGACTGTATCAAAGCAGGATCTACTAATAGCTATTCCAATGGACTCACATAAAATCTAATATTTTGttctaactcagtttcctcttggaACTTTACCCAATTGAGAAAATCCTAAAATCAAGCAATAGGCAGTATGCTTAGTGTAATAGAGTTCTAGACTTGGGGTCAAATCCCACATATGACCCTTCTTTGCTGTGTGGCCATTGGAAAATCTCCTAACCTCTGTAatactcattttctcatctgtaaaatgagggagggctggACCAGATatcttcaaaggtcccttccagatctaaatctaacCCATGCCACATATTGTCTTCTGTTCTagaagatcacagaatcataaattttGTGATGGAAGTAAACAGAAAGGTCATTTAGtataactcttttttgtttgtttttaactttgttttgttttatttttgcaaggcaatgaaggttaaatgacttgcccggggtcacacagctagtgttaagtgtctgcgctagatttgaactcaggtcctcctgaatccagggccggtgctctatccactgcgccacctagatgaccttttgtttttaactttaaaaaaaattgaggtttcggggcagctagatggcgcagtggatggagcaccggccctggagtcaggagtacctgagttcagatccggcctcagacacttaacacttgctagctgtgtgaccctgggcaagtcacttaaccccaattgcctcactaaaaaaaaaaaaaaattgaggtttCAAGAACAGCATGTTGAAAGTCACACACCCTGGATCAATATAAGGTACTTTTATAtatgaataaaagaaattatttatgaagagcttactatgtatcaagcaGGATATACAAATAATCATTAAAAGCAAGTCTGCTTTACTTTCTAGAAGTTCTGACAATTAAAAGAAGTCCCATCAGTCAGAATACAGGatatatgaaaaacaaatggCCATCTCCAACCCTCAAGCAGCTATTTTAGATGTGTATCTAACCTGAAATCCAATCCTTATTTTGAAAATGTCAACTTATTATTTTATCCTTTAAGCTACATGGTGACTCAATATAAACAGATGATTTCTCTAAGTCTTTGAGAATCTTAAACTTCCAAGTTATTTGCAAAATATTCCACAGCTGTTGGTAGTAAGAAAATACTTGCCTTACTCTTATATGATGTCAtgcttccccccccacccctttcaaaTCAAAATGAGATAACCTGAGGGCAGACTTTACCAAATCTAATCTTTTTTCTCCCAACAGACATCCAACCAGCTTCACACAGAGCCCAGCAAAGTTTATTCTCCAAGGGAGTCCTGCGTATATTTCTGAATGTGAAAATCATTGCTTGATTAAGGTAAGTAGGTAGGTGGTCTTGCTCTCTTCTGATTTCAACTCTGACACTAATTGGTTCTTTGACCTTGAATGCTGCTCCCTCAATCTTTTTAATGGCCTGGTCTACAGAGACAAAGTCAAATAACCCATTGGGTGGATCCCTTCATTAATGGATAGCCAACAGCTGCTTCTCCTCATCATTTGGCTTGTGGCTTTCTCTTAAAAAGGAACCAAAACGCCCAGCCCAGCAGCCAGAGCAACCGCAGCCCTGCCCAGCCCGCGCCCTCTCTCGCCCTCCCTCCACCCGCCCCGGGGTCGCTCTTCCCGCTTCCTCCTctacccccccccctcctcctccacccgCCCGTGGGTGCCCCCTCGCCTTCCCGTCCGCCCCTGTTGTTCCACCCCGGCCTCCCGCCCTTCCCTTTCCCGActgctcctccttttcccttcacGCGCCTCGCGCCCGAAGTTTTTGGCTTCCACTCCCACCAGTGACCAAAGAGTTGACCACTTTACAAAGTCCAAATCCCCAGAACACTGCTCGACATGGCTACCGGTGTGATTGAAGGTGGGTTAAATGTCACTCTCACCATCCGGCTACTTATGCATGGAAAGGAAGTTGGAAGCATTattggaaagaaaggagaatcGGTCAAGAAGATGCGTGGAGAGAGTGGTGCGCGTATCAACATCTCAGAAGGGAATTGTCCTGAGAGAATAATTACTCTGGCTGGACCCACCAATGCCATCTTTAAAGCCTTTGCTATGATCATTGACAAACTGGAAGAGGACATCAGCAGATCTATGACCAATAGTAGAGCTGCCAGAAGACCCCTAGTCACCCTGAGGCTTGTGGTCCCTGCTAGCCAGTGTGACTCTCTTATTGGAAAAGGAGGATGCAAGATCAAGGAAATAAGAGAGAGTACAGGGGCTCAGGTCCAGGTGGCAAGGGATATGCTACCAAACTCAACTGAGCGGGCCATCACTATTGCTGGCATCCCGCAATCTATCATTGAGTGTGTCAAACAGATCTGCTGGGTCATGCTGGAGTCTCCCCCGAAGGGCGTGACCATCCCCTACCGGCCTGAGCAGTCCAGCTCTCCAGTCATCTTAGCAGGTGGTCAGGCCTATACCATTCAAGAACAGTATGCCATTCCACAGCCAGATTTGACAAAGCTGCACCAGTTGGCAATGCAACAGTCTCACTTTCCCATGACGCATGGCAACACCGAATTCAGTGGTTTGGATGCATCTGCTCAGACTACTTCTCATGAAGTCACCATTCCAAATGACTTAATTGACTGCATAATCGGGCATCAAGGCGCCCAAATCAATGAGATTCGTCAGATGTCTGGGGCTCAGATCAAAATTGCCAATCCAGTAGAAGGATCTACTGATAGGCAGGTTACCATCACTGGATCTGCTGCCAGCATTAGCCTGGCCCAGTATCTAATCAATGTCAGTTTAGAAAACGCTAAACCCTCCTCCCAGGCAGCCTCCATCTCGATCCCTCTCAATCTCTCTCAACCCTccaccccttcttcttcttcctccaccaccaccaccaccaccgcctcCTCGTCCGCCACAACGGGGACCTCCGACGAACCCTCCAGCCTCCCCAACCCTCTTCCGACCGCCCCTTGAGTCTCCAGTCTGCTTGGCATGAGACCCATTCCTCTCCTGGCTCTAAATGTTGTGTCTGCTGCTAAGGGTCGCAGGCCTTCGGCTGCCGCCACCACCTCTGCCGTGCCATGCGTAACTAACAAACTGAAAGCTGAGAAACAGATTTTCTCCCCACTGAGGGCAGATTTCAGGACATCTCTTCAAAAATGTTTCtgggctttatttttttcctctttgtgttAACTTTGGTGAAAACCAAATAATTGTGAGCTTGTGACCTTCCTTGGTGCTTTTGTGGGAgaagggggtagggggagagcCTTGCTTAGGTCCAGGCTAGCTGAGCTGAGTGTTTGCCTGTTTTAGACTCTGTGATTTGTTGAATTTCTTATCTAGAACCGTTGCTGttgcttcctccctttcctttctctcccccaactcttctctccctctctccttccctttttctccccctttctgtagcctttttttttttgccttgcaATATGACAATGTGTTAAGGTCTGTGTTTAATGAATAAAGGATACTccgttaaaaaaaaagtaaggtaaTATTTCCAATGGTAAAATTATGTGActtgatacatacacacatacacacacacacacaaatacagctgacaacagaaaaaaaaagtaagcaaaatAACACTCAAGCCATAAAATTTGGATTACCTTATCCATGTGCCCAAGCCAGACCTATTCTACGGCTATCCCAGTATGAAGAGCTAACAGCTTGAGATTCTTTCTgcaatttccatttttcctttgggTTCCCAGGAAAACTAAGCCAAAGGCAAAGGATCAGAAAGGCCTCACAAATTTTCTGTcctacaattcaattcaaaagacattttaaaaatgcctactatgtgcagagtagTATGATAGGGGTCAGCAAAGGTGTGAAATTTAGGTAAGACCCAATCTTATCCTCTTGAAGATTAATCAAAATGAGAGATGATACATTCAAAATGACTCAAAGATAATTAGTACACAAGATAAGTATAAAGTGCTATGAAAGGGCCAGGGACAGAAAAGATCAATTTATGCTCAAATTCTCATTTGGTATACCTTGATTTTCTTTGGGCTCTAAATCTAATGCTGATTTTTATGATTGATGAAGTCCATCAGGGTTCTTCTGAGTTAAGGTTGGTGAGTAAGGAATTTCTTCCTTCACTGGAATCCATAATATAAGAATTTACCTTTTTTGCATTTCAGATGATCTTTAAGTACTGTATATAGAGTCCCAGTAATTCTCTGCACCATATGGTGTTACAGATCACACTATAcattcatcctttttcttttttttttttgtttgtttgtttttgcagggcaatgagggctaagtgacttgcccagggtcacacagctagtaagtgtcaagtgtctgaggctggatttgaactcgggtcctcctgaatccagggccagtgctttatccactgttcgacctagttgccccctacatTCATCCTTTTTAACAGATGTAGGCATTAAAGTCCAGTTCCCacaatcatagaaaaaaaaataattgagcaTTTTCTGGTTCCAAAACTGTTTTAGTACTTTACCCTTCTGCCCCAAGAGTAAGAAATCTTACTTCTCAAAGCAATATGGTATCATGAGTGCATAGAGTTCAGTCTTGGAGAAAGGAATAGCTGGGTTTGAGTCTGTTCACTGACACATCCCAGCTGTTagaccatgggaaaatcacttaatctctcaatgccaTAGGAAACTATAGATTTACTATAGGTAAGTTGCCGATCTACATTACTGTAGAGAGGGTTCCATTTTAAGATTTAACCAtacttcacaaaaaaaaagatgaaatcataggtctggattGAAAGTGGTAGGGAATTTCCTTGAAACCCATAATTCAACTTCCTCCTATAATATCTAAAGGCTTTCTCCAAtaattgttgttcagccatttttttcagttacgtccaactctttgtgacctaatttgtggttttcttggccaagatactagagtggtttgccatttccttctccagctcatttttacagatgaggaaactgagataaatgaggttaagtgacttgcccagggtcaccttgcTGGTAACTATctgaatggatttgaactcagaaaaatgagtctttctgactccaggcctaccattctatccactgcatcacttatcTGCCCTTCTAACAATGACACTTTacaattttcattaattttttaaaggatccTTAGGAATAGGTAAAGTACTTCGGAACatcatcaggatttttttttttttttgccacagcagctcataaaaacaaagaatagcTAAAGAATAAAAGGGTTGCAATCTGAATTGGGGGAAATACCAGTATCAGTGAAGTTCCAATCATGGGCATATGTCTTCTGCCATTTCAGATTTCAATCCCTCTACACCTTTACTGGAGGATCTTTAAGAACTGATGAGGCTGAAAAAATTCCTCACCTGGTGACCAACTCTTTGGTGACAGGCTAGGGGGTGGCTATAAAGGCTGTATTTCAGAGTTTACACTCAGGTCTTTTTAGGTTGTAGACCTCTTGGATGTTCTGCTGGCatataaatgaacaaatagacATCCTTTCCACAATAAGGCACCCAAAGAGCGTGACTTTATAGTTTTTAACTTTAGGGTTAAA is drawn from Dromiciops gliroides isolate mDroGli1 chromosome 2, mDroGli1.pri, whole genome shotgun sequence and contains these coding sequences:
- the LOC122741539 gene encoding poly(rC)-binding protein 2-like, encoding MATGVIEGGLNVTLTIRLLMHGKEVGSIIGKKGESVKKMRGESGARINISEGNCPERIITLAGPTNAIFKAFAMIIDKLEEDISRSMTNSRAARRPLVTLRLVVPASQCDSLIGKGGCKIKEIRESTGAQVQVARDMLPNSTERAITIAGIPQSIIECVKQICWVMLESPPKGVTIPYRPEQSSSPVILAGGQAYTIQEQYAIPQPDLTKLHQLAMQQSHFPMTHGNTEFSGLDASAQTTSHEVTIPNDLIDCIIGHQGAQINEIRQMSGAQIKIANPVEGSTDRQVTITGSAASISLAQYLINVSLENAKPSSQAASISIPLNLSQPSTPSSSSSTTTTTTASSSATTGTSDEPSSLPNPLPTAP